The DNA window CGACCGATGGCTGGCCGATCTCGCCACCGAAAGAGGGGCCTTTGTCATCCCCCAGAAGGCGGTGGACGATCTGATCAAGGAGAATGGGAAAGTGATCGGGGTGAAATCCGGCGATGAAGAGATCGGGGCCGATTGCGTGGTGGCGGCCGATGGCATCCTCTCCTTTCTCGCGGAGAAGGCTGGGCTTCGAGCTCCGTTCCATCCCAAACATTTCGGCGTGGGGTTTAAGGAGGTGATCCGCCTCGGTTCGGCCACGATCGAGGACCGATTCGGTTTGGCCGAAGGGGAAGGGATGGCCCGGCTCTTCTTCGGCTCCCTCACCGAGGGGATGATGGGCGGAGGCTTCCTCTATACCAACCGGGACACCCTCTCCCTCGGCCTGGTCATTGGCCTTGCCTCCCTCAACCAGAAAGAACCCCGCCAAGAGGTCTATCAACTCCTCGATCGCTTCAAAGACCGTCCCGAGATCCGGCCCCTGATCAGAGGGGGCGAGACCTTAGAATATTCGGCCCATCTCGTGACCGAGGGCGGGATCCATCTCATGCCCAAGCTCTTCACCGACGGGATGCTGGTCGTAGGCGATGCCGCGGGTCTGGGACTCAATATGCTTTTTACCGTCAGGGGAATGGAGTATGCCATCGTCTCCGGCGTGTTGGCAGGCCGGACCATCAAGAGGGCCAAGGAGAGAAACGACTTCTCCGCCTCCTCCCTCTCCGAATATGAGAGGATGCTCAGGGAGAGTTTCATCCTGAGGGAGATGAATACCTTCAAGGAGATCCCCCTGGTCTTGGAGAATCGAAGGCTCTTCGAAAAGTATCCGCAGGTGATCTGCGATCTCTTCGAAAAGATCTTTTGGGTGGACGAAGGCCCCAAAGAAAGGCTCTATCAGACCAAAATGGCCGAACTGAAGAAGGCTTTCTTCAATTTCGACACGCTGAGAGACTGGTGGCTGTTCAGAAAGATCTAAGGAGGCAGCCGATGAAGATCACCGAGAAACTGGCCCTCGATGCTATTAAAAACGACCAGGAGACCCATATCCTTCTCGATCAGAAGATCTGCCACGCCTGCAAGGAGAGGTTCTGCATCTATGCCTGTCCCGCCAACCTATATTCCCTGAACGAAAAGGGGGAG is part of the Thermodesulfobacteriota bacterium genome and encodes:
- a CDS encoding FAD-dependent oxidoreductase; its protein translation is MEKVDVIIVGGGLAGLSCAYELADSGMTILVLERGDFPGSKNVTGGRLYLRPILPYLPDIWKDAPFERHVTKESFTALGKQSSITFDFYSDRFHEKPYPSYTILRATFDRWLADLATERGAFVIPQKAVDDLIKENGKVIGVKSGDEEIGADCVVAADGILSFLAEKAGLRAPFHPKHFGVGFKEVIRLGSATIEDRFGLAEGEGMARLFFGSLTEGMMGGGFLYTNRDTLSLGLVIGLASLNQKEPRQEVYQLLDRFKDRPEIRPLIRGGETLEYSAHLVTEGGIHLMPKLFTDGMLVVGDAAGLGLNMLFTVRGMEYAIVSGVLAGRTIKRAKERNDFSASSLSEYERMLRESFILREMNTFKEIPLVLENRRLFEKYPQVICDLFEKIFWVDEGPKERLYQTKMAELKKAFFNFDTLRDWWLFRKI
- a CDS encoding 4Fe-4S dicluster domain-containing protein, producing the protein MKITEKLALDAIKNDQETHILLDQKICHACKERFCIYACPANLYSLNEKGEMVVEYAGCLECGTCMIACIYGSVKWHYPKGGYGVQYRFG